The Haloplanus sp. CK5-1 genome segment GGGCACTCCCGCGACGACGGCGGCCCACACGACGGGGCGCGTGGTCTAGTCGTCCATCGCCGCGTCGGAGATTTCGAGCGCGTCGTCCAGTGCATCGACGGCCTCGTCGACCTCGTCTCTGGTGATCGTCAGCGGCGGCGTGACCACGATCGTGTTGACCGACGTGTAGAAGTACACACCGTTGTCCAGCGCGCGTGCTCCGACCTCGTCGAGGACGGTCGTCGTGCTCGATACCTTATCCTCGCGTTGCTCGAAGGGTACGCGCTCGTCCGTGCTCTTGGTGAGTTCGAGACCCTGGTGCAGTCCGACGCCCCGTCGTTCCCCGACGCTCGGGTGTCGTTCGGCCAGCGATTCGAGTTCGGATTTCAGGTACTGGCCCATCTCTCGCGCGTTCTCGACGAGTCCCTCCTGCTCGTAGGTTTCGATGGCCGCGACGCCGGCCGCACACGCGGTCGGATGGCCGGCGAACGTGTGGCCCTGATTGAGGAGGTTGTCCTCGAAGAACTCGGCGATCTCCTCGGTGACCGTCGTCGCGGCCAGCGGTTGGTACGATCCCGTCAGACCCTTCGCCATCGTGATGATGTCCGGTTCGGCGTCGTACAGACCCGACGCGAACCACTCGCCGGTCCGGCCGAACCCGGTCATCACCTCGTCACAGATAAGCAACGCGCCGTGGTCGTGTGCGATCTCTTGAAGTCGGGGAAGGTAGTCGTCAGGGGGTGTCAACACGCCGTTCGAACCGACGAGCGGTTCGACGAGTACGGCCGCGACCGTATCGCCCTCCAGTTTCAGCATCTCGTCGATGTACTCCAGACTCTCGTCCGGATCGAGGCTCGAGCCGTACGCGTACGGATCGGGGCCCTTGACCATGCCGGGGACCTCCGGTTGGATCTCGGGGCCCTGTGCGACGCGTCGGGGATCCCCCGACGCCGACAGGGAGGCGGCCGTCGCGCCGTGGTACGACCGGTACCGCGAGAGGATCTTGTGCTTGCCCGTGTACGCCCGGGCAATCTTGAACGCGGCCTCGTTGGCCTCGGTGCCGCTGGTCGAGTAGAAGGTCTTCTTGAGCGATCCGGGCGTGATCTCCGCCAGTTTCTCCGAGAGGCGGGCCCGCGGTTCGGTCGCCCAGCCAGGATTCACGTACGGGACCGTCCGGATCTGCTCGGCGACGGCGTCGGAGACGCGTTCGGCGTCGTACCCGAGGCTCGTGCAGACGTACTGGCTGCTGAAATCCAGAATCGAGTCACCATCGGCGGTCACGATCCGCGGGCCGTCGGTGTCGACGATCTGTGTGGGATCGAAGTCGCGCTGCCGCGTCCACGTGCCGAGCGTGTACTCCCGGTCGAGTCGCTCTATCTCGTTTCGTCCTGACTGTCGATTGCCCATGCCGACATGCCGTGAGCGCGTGACATAAATATTCTGCATGATCGTTCCCGCGTGGAGGATTCGCGCCCGGACCCGGTGGTCGCGACGCGTTCGACGCTATCGTGAACGTCTGGAGCGTGTTCGGAGGTCCGGCGAATCGTTCGAAACGGACGGAGGGACCGCCAGCGACGCAAACGCGTATGATACGGGGACCCGACTGGACTCAGTCGTCGGCCGGCGCTTCACTCCGTTCTTGATAGGTTCCTTCGAGATCGGCGAGTTCCCGATCCTGCAGATCGTACACGAACTCCTGCACACGATCCTGGTCGGGTTTCTCCGTCACGAGCGAGACGCCGATCATAACGACGGTGCAGACGAAGAGTCCCGGAACGCCGACCCACAGGCCGAACGGGACGGCCGCATCGGCGACGTTGTAGTAGATGAGTACGACCAGACCGGCTGCGAGGCCACCGACGGCGCCCTGCCAGTTGGCACGAGCCCAGAAGAACGCGGCCAAGGCCGGGGGGACGAGCAGTGCGTACCCCGGAACCGCGAGCGAGACCGCGATCTCGACGAGTAGCCCCAGATCGATGAGCGAGATCCCGAGGGCGACGACGCCGAAGATCCCCGAGAGCACCTTGGAGTACTGCGAGAGC includes the following:
- a CDS encoding aspartate aminotransferase family protein translates to MGNRQSGRNEIERLDREYTLGTWTRQRDFDPTQIVDTDGPRIVTADGDSILDFSSQYVCTSLGYDAERVSDAVAEQIRTVPYVNPGWATEPRARLSEKLAEITPGSLKKTFYSTSGTEANEAAFKIARAYTGKHKILSRYRSYHGATAASLSASGDPRRVAQGPEIQPEVPGMVKGPDPYAYGSSLDPDESLEYIDEMLKLEGDTVAAVLVEPLVGSNGVLTPPDDYLPRLQEIAHDHGALLICDEVMTGFGRTGEWFASGLYDAEPDIITMAKGLTGSYQPLAATTVTEEIAEFFEDNLLNQGHTFAGHPTACAAGVAAIETYEQEGLVENAREMGQYLKSELESLAERHPSVGERRGVGLHQGLELTKSTDERVPFEQREDKVSSTTTVLDEVGARALDNGVYFYTSVNTIVVTPPLTITRDEVDEAVDALDDALEISDAAMDD